One Rosa chinensis cultivar Old Blush chromosome 5, RchiOBHm-V2, whole genome shotgun sequence genomic region harbors:
- the LOC112203285 gene encoding uncharacterized protein LOC112203285: MAAFVNNQAKQDEKINVIQQSVSKLEVQMGQLASELNQRRQGVFPSQVETNPRHEAKAITTLRSGRQVENNVYMPTNEEDVTPREPPGFERRSKGKARELSHGEVILGFNDGEAEALNDKKNAYADEKQEEALKDNFNAKVGTHDNEDSPSTLIERPFKRAVKTIPSYAKFLKDMCMKKKKFKEHEQVALCEEVSAIIQRKLPPKLKDPGSFTIPSKIGETTFDNCLMDLGASINLMPYSALKKLGLEGALKPTSITLQLADRSVRYPRGILENVLVNVARFVIPVDFIVLDMEEAPMVDNELPIIFGRAFMATAGVKINVKKGTMSMKVLGDKIKFQIFPPLQILDDMNECYFLGYYGEVRVRGDEKNKKEVWAPLPVLPCSQGFESLITPIKKNKQIGGLLKGALVDMGACLGSSKKVNKGDGCLKKPP, translated from the exons ATGGCGGCCTTTGTGAACAATCAAGCAAAGCAAGATGAGAAGATCAATGTCATTCAACAAAGTGTGAGCAAGCTTGAGGTACAAATGGGGCAACTAGCTAGTGAGCTTAATCAAAGGAGGCAAGGTGTGTTTCCAAGCCAAGTAGAGACTAACCCAAGACATGAAGCCAAAGCTATTACCACCTTGAGAAGTGGAAGGCAAGTGGAGAACAATGTGTACATGCCTACCAATGAGGAAGATGTAACTCCAAGGGAGCCACCCGGTTTTGAAAGAAGATCAAAGGGGAAAGCAAGAGAGTTGTCACATGGAGAAGTCATCTTAGGCTTCAATGATGGTGAAGCAGAAGCTTTGAATGATAAGAAGAATGCTTATGCCGAtgagaagcaagaagaagccTTGAAGGACAATTTCAATGCCAAGGTTGGAACTCATGATAATGAAGACTCTCCTTCTACTCTAATTGAAAGGCCATTCAAAAGAG CCGTGAAGACAATCCCATCTTATGCTAAGTTCTTGAAGGATATgtgcatgaagaagaaaaagttcaaaGAACATGAGCAAGTGGCTCTTTGTGAAGAAGTGAGTGCTATCATTCAAAGAAAGCTTCCACCAAAGCTCAAAGATCCGGGAAGCTTCACTATTCCAAGCAAGATTGGAGAAACTACTTTTGACAATTGCTTGATGGATCTTGGGGCAAGTATCAATTTAATGCCCTATTCGGCTTTAAAGAAGCTTGGTCTTGAAGGAGCTTTGAAACCAACTTCAATCACTCTCCAATTGGCGGATAGAAGCGTGAGGTATCCTAGAGGAATCTTGGAGAATGTGCTTGTCAATGTTGCAAGGTTTGTGATACCGGTGGATTTTATAGTCCTAGACATGGAGGAAGCCCCCATGGTTGACAATGAGCTTCCTATCATCTTTGGAAGAGCTTTCATGGCCACTGCCGGTGTCAAGATTAATGTGAAGAAAGGCACCATGAGCATGAAGGTACTTGGAGACAAAATCAAGTTCCAAATCTTTCCTCCCCTTCAAATTCTGGATGACATGAATGAATGCTACTTTTTGGGTTACTATGGAGAGGTAAGAGTAAGGGGAgatgagaaaaataagaaagaagttTGGGCACCTCTTCCGgtcttaccatgttcacaaggGTTTGAGTCACTCATCACTCCCATCAAGAAGAATAAACAAATTGGAGGATTGCTCAAGGGAGCACTTGTTGACATGGGAGCTTGCCTTGGAAGTTCAAAGAAGGTAAACAAGGGAGATGGTTGTCTCAAGAAGCCCCCTTGA